Genomic DNA from Pistricoccus aurantiacus:
CGACAGGGTTCCAAGCTCCGCCTAGCAAGATCATCAACGAATCCGAAAAAGGAGGTTGCCCGTGACCACATCCGCTCAACTTTTCGAACAGGCTTGCCGGCATATTCCCGGCGGGGTGAACTCTCCGGTACGTGCCTTCAAGGGACTCGAACGGCCGCCGGTATTCATCCAGCGTGCCCAGGGCGCCTATCTGTACGATGTGGAAGGCAAACGTTATATCGATTACATCGGTTCCTGGGGCCCCATGATCACTGGCCATGCGGATCCGGACGTGCTGGCGGCGGTGCGCGAGCGACTCGATGACGGTCTTTCCTTCGGTACGCCCACCGCCATCGAAACCACCATGGCGGATCTGATCTGCGAGATCATGCCGAGCATGGACATGGTGCGCATGGTCAACTCCGGCACCGAGGCGACGATGTCGGCGATTCGCCTGGCCCGGGGGTATACCGGTCGCGACAAGATCGTCAAGTTCGAGGGCAACTACCACGGGCATTCCGATTCCCTGCTGGTCAAGGCCGGCTCCGGCGCCCTGACCCACGGCGAGCCCAGCTCTCCCGGGGTGCCCGCTTCCCTGGCGGAACATACCGTTACCCTCCCTCACAACGATATCGACGCGGTGGAAGCCTGCTTCGAGGAAATCGGCGATCAGGTAGCCTGCATCATCGTCGAGCCCGTCGCCGGCAACATGAACTGTATTCCGCCCCAGCCCGGGTTCCTAGAAGCGCTGCGCCAGGCCTGCGATCGTCATGGCAGCGTGCTGATCTTCGATGAGGTGATGACCGGTTTTCGAGTCGCGTTGGGCGGCGCTCAGGCCCATTACGGCGTCACGCCGGATCTGACCTGTCTGGGCAAGATCGTCGGCGGCGGCATGCCGGTGGGCGCTTTTGGCGGCCGGCGCGAGATCATGGAGCACATTTCCCCTCTGGGCGCGGTCTATCAGGCGGGGACGCTGGCGGGCAATCCGCTGGCCATGGCGGCGGGGGTTACGCTACTTAGAAAAATACGTGAGCCGGGTTTCCACGATGCCCTGAGCCAGCGGGTCGATACCCTGTGTGACGGCTTGCAGGAGCGCGCGGACGCCGCGGGCGTACCGATGATCACCCAGCGCGCCGGGGGCATGTTCGGTGTCTTCTTCACCGCTCAGTCCCGAGTGGACAATTTCGCCCAGGCCACAGCTTGCGATATCCAGGCATTCCGCACCTTCTTCAACGCGATGCTCGATAGAGGCGTCTATCTCGCGCCCTCGCCGTTCGAAGCTGGCTTCATGTCCAACGCGCATCGGCCCGAAGACATCCAGGCGACCCTGGAGAGCGCCGAAGCGGCTTTCTCGCGGATGTCCAAGGCCTAGGAGAACGCCCGTGAGCGATACCCTGATCCAGGCGTTGCGGGACGCAACGTGCTACGACCATCCGATCGGGAAGATCGAGATCCATGAAACCTCGGCTTCGTGGCTACTGTTGACCGGTGAGCATGCCTACAAGATCAAGAAATCGCTGAATGACGGAAGTCTTCTCGATGCCTCGACGCCGGATAAGCGCCGACGGCTCGGCGAACGGGAAGTACGACTCAATCGGCGTCTTTACGCGGAGCGTTATCTGGGGGTGGTGCCGATTTCCGGAAGCCCCGACTCGCCGCGAATCAACGACGCCTCGGCGCCGATCGAATACGCGGTGAAGATGCGCCGCTGCAGTCGGCGGCAGCTAGCCAACGTGCTGCAGGTCGAAGATGAGCTCTACCGCGAATCGATCGATGAATTGATCGCGCTGATGGTGGATTTCCACGAGCAGGCCGCCACTCAAGACGCGCCCGACCGGGAGAAACCAGAAGTCGGCGCCGCGATGCTTGACCCGCTCGAGGAAGCGTTCGCTTCGATCCGCGGGTGCCTGGATGAGTGTCTCGACGACCTTCAGGATCGCCAGACGCTCGAGGCGCTCGAGCAGCAGGCGCGCGAGATGCACGCCCGTCTCGAGGACTGCTTCTCGGCTCGCCGGCGCGAAGGCTTCCTGCGCGAGCGACTTGGGAGCCGGGCGATCGAGAAGGCGCTATATCGCCAGTCCTCGGATTTTGCGGATCACGAAGCCGGTGCCGCGCCGCGCCAAGGCGACGTGGCCTGTGATCTGGCTTTTTTGTTGATGGATCTGGAATCCCGGAACAAGACGAGTTTCGCCAACCATTCGCTCAACCGTTATCTGGAGCTTTCCGGCGACTATTCGCTTGTCAAGGTGCTGGGCTT
This window encodes:
- a CDS encoding AAA family ATPase, encoding MSDTLIQALRDATCYDHPIGKIEIHETSASWLLLTGEHAYKIKKSLNDGSLLDASTPDKRRRLGEREVRLNRRLYAERYLGVVPISGSPDSPRINDASAPIEYAVKMRRCSRRQLANVLQVEDELYRESIDELIALMVDFHEQAATQDAPDREKPEVGAAMLDPLEEAFASIRGCLDECLDDLQDRQTLEALEQQAREMHARLEDCFSARRREGFLRERLGSRAIEKALYRQSSDFADHEAGAAPRQGDVACDLAFLLMDLESRNKTSFANHSLNRYLELSGDYSLVKVLGFYKLYHALDRARAAIIGYSQAMDSEKRQALLSKYRHYLDLSQRYSCFQFPYLVIGVGVPGSGKSRFTAEMVQRLGSVRLRSDVERKRLHGFAHEASSAGKALYQPGATARTYQRLAKLCGILLEASQTVCIDATCLKREQRDLFRHQAEARGLAVIIVSFEADPAVLERRIKKRAQRSGESPDASLEILKRQLRRFDAFDDDERRYLVRLDTTAANASETLVDLIQQQVRIE
- the hemL gene encoding glutamate-1-semialdehyde 2,1-aminomutase, encoding MTTSAQLFEQACRHIPGGVNSPVRAFKGLERPPVFIQRAQGAYLYDVEGKRYIDYIGSWGPMITGHADPDVLAAVRERLDDGLSFGTPTAIETTMADLICEIMPSMDMVRMVNSGTEATMSAIRLARGYTGRDKIVKFEGNYHGHSDSLLVKAGSGALTHGEPSSPGVPASLAEHTVTLPHNDIDAVEACFEEIGDQVACIIVEPVAGNMNCIPPQPGFLEALRQACDRHGSVLIFDEVMTGFRVALGGAQAHYGVTPDLTCLGKIVGGGMPVGAFGGRREIMEHISPLGAVYQAGTLAGNPLAMAAGVTLLRKIREPGFHDALSQRVDTLCDGLQERADAAGVPMITQRAGGMFGVFFTAQSRVDNFAQATACDIQAFRTFFNAMLDRGVYLAPSPFEAGFMSNAHRPEDIQATLESAEAAFSRMSKA